One genomic segment of Ancylobacter sp. IITR112 includes these proteins:
- a CDS encoding GntR family transcriptional regulator — protein MDTPRKRGRPRKLRPVEGSATERLSRAGLHAQAGRQLREMIVTGALAPGAPIVEADLCARLGISRTPLREAVKMLAAQGLVELRPNRSARIAPFDATHITELFEALSNVERIAAEYAAQRLSARELGHLRDLQETMEAHYRAGDLAAYFAVNQAIHSAILAGAHNATLVEMHGWLFARAERARYFALGTHARWAESIEEHRAILAALEARQPDTAGRLLAAHVMHTSTGVLARLAATAGAAA, from the coding sequence ATGGACACACCACGCAAGCGAGGACGCCCGCGCAAGCTGCGCCCGGTCGAAGGTTCGGCGACGGAACGGCTCAGCCGCGCCGGGCTACACGCCCAGGCCGGCCGCCAGTTGCGGGAGATGATCGTCACCGGCGCGCTGGCGCCGGGCGCACCGATCGTCGAGGCGGATCTGTGCGCGCGCCTCGGCATTTCCCGCACCCCGCTGCGCGAGGCGGTGAAGATGCTGGCGGCGCAGGGGCTGGTGGAGCTGCGCCCCAACCGCAGCGCCCGCATCGCGCCCTTCGACGCCACCCACATCACCGAGCTGTTCGAGGCGCTGAGCAATGTCGAGCGCATCGCCGCCGAATATGCCGCGCAGCGCCTGAGCGCGCGCGAACTCGGGCATCTGCGCGATCTGCAGGAGACGATGGAAGCGCATTACCGCGCCGGCGACCTCGCCGCCTATTTCGCGGTCAACCAGGCCATTCACAGCGCCATTCTCGCCGGCGCGCACAATGCCACGCTGGTGGAAATGCATGGCTGGCTGTTCGCCCGCGCCGAACGGGCCCGCTATTTCGCCCTCGGCACCCATGCGCGCTGGGCCGAATCCATCGAGGAACACCGCGCCATTCTCGCGGCGCTGGAAGCGCGCCAGCCCGACACCGCCGGCCGGCTGCTCGCCGCCCATGTCATGCACACGAGCACTGGCGTGCTGGCGCGGCTCGCCGCCACCGCCGGGGCCGCTGCCTAA
- a CDS encoding ABC transporter substrate-binding protein, with protein sequence MCDRDGTFYRNFSRRSFLKTSVAGAAATIALPAGLASLLAPNAARAAETTIKATHGSGFCNMGIFLAKERELTKADGVDLEFVVTPSNTEITTMFGAGLVDMSMIPYSNFMTLYDAGAPVKIVAGGGVEGCMIVAKEGINSAADLKGKTFGTFQADTLEVLPYDYLKKAGLSFNDVQIKYLDTSPELAQAFMAGAIDAICHIEPYASQCVLGRKGAKVLSDGTDVYGKGYSDCVLAVRTPLLESNPAAVKAVIKALMVAQSQAEADKQAALKDTVGKYYKTSMEAAEDASNKQPIVVDQRSQTQFIIDRGQSMMELGYVKKLPDQGAFDWSLLETVIAANKPLYDSLKLKSA encoded by the coding sequence ATGTGTGATCGTGACGGCACCTTCTATCGTAACTTCTCGCGCCGCAGCTTCCTGAAGACCTCGGTCGCCGGCGCGGCGGCGACCATCGCGCTGCCGGCCGGGCTGGCGAGCCTGCTGGCGCCGAACGCGGCGCGCGCTGCCGAGACCACCATCAAGGCGACGCACGGCTCCGGCTTCTGCAATATGGGCATCTTCCTCGCCAAGGAGCGGGAACTGACCAAGGCCGATGGCGTCGATCTCGAATTCGTCGTCACCCCGTCGAACACCGAAATCACCACCATGTTCGGTGCCGGTCTCGTCGACATGTCGATGATCCCCTATTCCAACTTCATGACGCTCTACGACGCCGGCGCGCCGGTGAAGATCGTCGCCGGTGGCGGCGTCGAAGGCTGCATGATCGTGGCCAAGGAAGGCATCAATTCCGCCGCCGACCTCAAGGGCAAGACCTTCGGCACCTTCCAGGCCGACACGCTGGAAGTGCTGCCTTATGATTACCTGAAGAAGGCCGGCCTTTCCTTCAACGACGTACAGATCAAATATCTCGACACCTCGCCGGAACTCGCCCAGGCCTTCATGGCCGGCGCCATCGACGCCATCTGCCACATCGAGCCCTATGCCTCGCAATGCGTGCTCGGCCGCAAGGGCGCCAAGGTGCTCTCCGACGGCACCGACGTCTATGGCAAGGGCTATTCGGACTGCGTGCTCGCCGTCCGTACCCCGCTGCTGGAAAGCAACCCGGCGGCGGTGAAGGCGGTGATCAAGGCGCTGATGGTCGCCCAGTCGCAGGCCGAGGCGGACAAGCAGGCCGCGCTCAAGGACACGGTCGGCAAATACTACAAGACCAGCATGGAAGCGGCCGAGGACGCCTCCAACAAGCAGCCCATCGTGGTCGACCAGCGCAGCCAGACCCAGTTCATCATCGACCGCGGCCAGTCGATGATGGAGCTCGGCTACGTCAAGAAGCTGCCCGACCAGGGCGCGTTCGACTGGAGCCTGCTGGAGACGGTGATCGCCGCCAACAAGCCGCTTTATGACAGCCTCAAGCTGAAGTCGGCCTGA
- a CDS encoding ABC transporter permease yields MTMTADAGQTRLGHAEAGRAAPKPAAPRPKSPLLSPALRRRLSAIGWGLVSVGLFAGLWEALWFFGMLNPLLLPPPHMFLSDIPGTLKFFDRSNRIGSVASGGGVWPLLFTMGSTTLRVLVGLTLGFTCGVAVGAAIHYVKILRNLLLPTILLLAPISPVAWLPVAIFVFGIGDVPAIFLVFITVFFAIVLSTGAQIESVPKNYIHVARIMGASQRQTFWKVILPAILPSLFMTLRLNLFAAWMVVLIAETVGVGTGLGQITSMARSTFNAKLVFFTMAIIGLLGFLSDFALRQVQTKMLWWIAPNQGAAR; encoded by the coding sequence ATGACGATGACCGCAGATGCCGGGCAGACGCGCCTCGGCCATGCCGAGGCCGGGCGCGCGGCGCCCAAGCCGGCCGCGCCGCGGCCGAAATCGCCGCTCCTCTCCCCCGCCCTGCGCCGGCGGCTCTCCGCCATCGGCTGGGGGCTGGTCTCGGTCGGCCTGTTCGCCGGCCTGTGGGAGGCGCTGTGGTTTTTCGGCATGCTGAACCCGCTGCTGCTGCCGCCGCCGCACATGTTCCTGTCCGATATTCCCGGCACGCTGAAATTCTTCGACCGCTCGAACCGCATCGGCTCGGTGGCGAGCGGCGGCGGCGTCTGGCCGCTGCTGTTCACCATGGGCTCGACCACGCTGCGCGTGCTGGTCGGCCTCACCCTCGGCTTCACCTGCGGCGTCGCGGTGGGCGCGGCGATCCATTATGTGAAGATCCTGCGCAACCTGCTGCTGCCGACCATCCTGCTGCTGGCGCCCATCTCGCCGGTGGCATGGCTGCCGGTCGCCATCTTCGTCTTCGGCATTGGCGATGTGCCGGCGATCTTCCTTGTCTTCATCACCGTGTTCTTCGCCATCGTGCTCTCCACCGGGGCGCAGATCGAAAGCGTGCCGAAGAACTACATCCATGTCGCCCGCATCATGGGCGCCAGCCAGCGCCAGACCTTCTGGAAAGTGATCCTTCCCGCCATCCTGCCCAGCCTGTTCATGACGCTGCGGCTGAACCTGTTCGCCGCCTGGATGGTGGTGCTGATCGCCGAGACGGTCGGGGTCGGCACCGGCCTCGGCCAGATCACCTCCATGGCGCGCTCCACCTTCAACGCCAAGCTGGTCTTCTTCACCATGGCGATCATCGGCCTGCTCGGCTTCCTCTCGGACTTCGCCCTGCGGCAGGTGCAGACCAAGATGCTGTGGTGGATCGCCCCCAACCAGGGAGCCGCACGATGA
- a CDS encoding ABC transporter ATP-binding protein has translation MSRPAVSIQSVSKRWTPEGRAPVLALDDLSFDVAPGEFIVLLGPSGCGKSTLLYMIAGLEEVSGGTIACDGEPVTEPSAERGLIFQEASLFPWLTIADNVAFGLAVQHVQPVRRREIAVDTLKRVGLGDMLDKKPDELSGGMRQRAACARALAMRPKVLMMDEPFAALDVQTRARMQDFLLQIWRDSGASILLVTHSIDEAISLADRVVVFTSRPGRVKTIVPIDLPRPRESRDPRYHAYRDLFTELLADEVDRAFAEQEAV, from the coding sequence ATGAGCCGCCCCGCCGTCTCCATCCAGTCCGTTTCCAAGCGCTGGACGCCGGAAGGCCGCGCCCCTGTGCTGGCGCTGGACGATCTCAGCTTCGATGTCGCGCCGGGCGAGTTCATCGTCCTTCTTGGCCCCTCCGGCTGCGGCAAGTCGACTTTGCTCTACATGATCGCGGGGTTGGAAGAGGTCTCCGGCGGCACCATCGCCTGCGATGGCGAGCCGGTCACCGAGCCTTCCGCCGAGCGCGGGCTGATCTTCCAGGAAGCCTCGCTGTTTCCCTGGCTCACCATCGCCGACAATGTCGCCTTCGGCCTCGCCGTGCAGCATGTGCAGCCGGTGCGGCGGCGCGAAATCGCGGTGGACACACTGAAGCGTGTAGGCCTCGGCGACATGCTGGACAAGAAGCCGGACGAGCTTTCCGGCGGCATGCGCCAGCGCGCCGCCTGCGCGCGGGCACTCGCCATGCGGCCCAAAGTGCTGATGATGGACGAGCCCTTCGCCGCGCTCGATGTGCAGACCCGCGCGCGCATGCAGGACTTCCTGCTGCAGATCTGGCGCGACAGCGGCGCGTCCATCCTGCTCGTCACCCATTCCATCGACGAGGCGATCTCGCTCGCCGACCGTGTGGTGGTGTTCACCTCGCGCCCCGGCCGGGTGAAGACCATCGTGCCCATCGACCTGCCGCGCCCGCGGGAATCGCGCGATCCGCGCTATCACGCCTATCGCGACCTGTTCACCGAATTGCTGGCGGACGAGGTGGACCGCGCCTTCGCCGAGCAGGAGGCGGTGTAG
- a CDS encoding carbon-nitrogen hydrolase family protein — translation MAAPFLAAALPIGPAGRDPAPLWGEAEAGIAAAARAGAGLVVLPELFAVPYVAAEPPGDWAGLAEALDGPTVTALRAAARTSGAAVLFGMALMNDSGPPFNAALLARPDGRVEVLARKIHLPPAGEGEPYGEPDHFTPGAPVIRSVEIGPVRVAALICYDRRFPECWRAAAQAGADVVAVLVGGPAPSDPEGLFAAELQASARANAVYALAAARYGTETVTGRPVRHDGETLAFGPDGALLARAARADRRPLLVAIDPERLAKARETNATAARLRLPRQFEVASCLN, via the coding sequence ATGGCTGCCCCGTTCCTCGCCGCCGCGCTGCCCATCGGCCCGGCGGGTCGCGATCCCGCGCCGCTCTGGGGTGAGGCCGAGGCCGGCATTGCCGCCGCCGCCCGCGCCGGCGCCGGTCTCGTCGTACTGCCCGAACTGTTCGCCGTGCCCTATGTGGCGGCGGAGCCGCCGGGCGACTGGGCGGGGCTGGCGGAAGCGCTCGACGGGCCGACCGTTACAGCGCTGCGGGCAGCGGCGAGGACGAGCGGCGCCGCCGTGCTGTTCGGCATGGCGCTGATGAATGACAGCGGGCCGCCTTTCAACGCCGCCCTGCTCGCCCGCCCCGACGGGCGGGTGGAGGTGCTGGCGCGGAAGATCCACCTGCCGCCGGCGGGTGAAGGCGAACCCTATGGCGAGCCGGACCATTTCACCCCGGGCGCTCCGGTCATCCGCAGTGTCGAGATCGGCCCGGTCCGGGTCGCCGCGCTCATCTGCTATGACCGCCGCTTCCCCGAATGCTGGCGCGCCGCCGCGCAGGCGGGGGCGGACGTCGTGGCGGTGCTGGTCGGCGGGCCGGCCCCCTCCGATCCCGAAGGGCTCTTTGCGGCCGAACTCCAGGCGAGCGCCCGCGCCAATGCCGTCTACGCGCTGGCGGCGGCGCGCTACGGCACGGAAACCGTCACCGGCCGCCCGGTGCGCCATGATGGCGAGACGCTGGCCTTCGGCCCCGACGGCGCGCTGCTCGCCCGCGCCGCGCGCGCCGACCGCCGGCCGCTGCTGGTCGCCATTGATCCTGAACGTCTCGCGAAGGCGCGAGAGACCAACGCCACGGCGGCGCGCCTGCGCCTGCCCCGTCAGTTTGAGGTAGCATCATGTCTGAATTGA
- a CDS encoding amidohydrolase family protein, whose product MSELIVQARWVVTGIRDRFTPEVIEEGAVLSRDGVIVAAGTLDDMQKLAPTAEVRKYPDHAMLPGFVNSHHHVGMTPLQLGSPDHALELWFASRMPARRLDLTLDTLYSAFEMIASGVTTVQHIHGWMPGGYDAIHGAATKVLNAYRSLGMRASYCYAVREQNRLVYEADEAFCARLPAELGEKLARHLKSQAMPFDDFLKLFDQLTGENAGKDLTRIQLAPANLHWCTDEGLQALDAKAKAAGVPMHMHLLETIYQKEYARRRTGKTALRHLHDLGVLGPHMTLGHGVWLNEEDIDIVAETGTCICHNCSSNFRLRSGLAPLNRWEAKGINVGMGLDEAGINDDRDMLSELRLALRVHREPGMDEEDVPTCPQVVKMATESGAMTTAFGASIGRLDAGRFFDAVLINWTKATYPYQDPDIPMLDALVQRAKMGAVDAVFINGERVYEDGRFTKIDREAVLAEIAETLGKPRSEDEVARRELGHAVFPYVKKFYEGYLPEAEPTPFYAASARI is encoded by the coding sequence ATGTCTGAATTGATCGTCCAGGCCCGCTGGGTCGTCACCGGCATCCGCGACCGCTTCACCCCTGAGGTGATCGAGGAGGGCGCGGTGCTCTCGCGCGACGGCGTCATCGTCGCCGCCGGCACGCTGGACGACATGCAGAAGCTGGCGCCGACGGCCGAGGTGCGGAAATACCCGGACCACGCCATGCTGCCCGGCTTCGTCAACAGCCACCACCATGTCGGCATGACGCCGCTGCAGCTCGGCTCGCCCGACCATGCGCTGGAACTGTGGTTCGCCAGCCGCATGCCGGCGCGGCGGCTCGACCTGACGCTGGACACGCTCTACTCGGCCTTCGAGATGATCGCCTCCGGCGTCACCACGGTGCAGCACATCCATGGCTGGATGCCGGGCGGCTATGACGCCATCCACGGCGCCGCCACCAAGGTGCTGAACGCCTACCGCTCGCTCGGCATGCGCGCCTCCTATTGCTACGCCGTACGCGAGCAGAACCGGCTGGTCTATGAGGCGGACGAAGCCTTCTGCGCCCGGCTGCCGGCCGAACTCGGCGAAAAGCTGGCCAGGCACCTGAAGTCGCAGGCCATGCCCTTCGACGATTTCCTCAAGCTGTTCGACCAGCTCACGGGGGAGAATGCGGGCAAGGACCTGACCCGCATCCAGCTCGCCCCGGCGAATCTGCACTGGTGCACGGATGAGGGCCTGCAGGCGCTCGACGCCAAGGCCAAGGCTGCCGGCGTGCCGATGCACATGCATCTCTTGGAGACCATCTACCAGAAGGAATATGCCCGTCGCCGCACCGGCAAGACGGCGCTGCGCCACCTCCATGATCTCGGCGTGCTCGGCCCGCACATGACGCTCGGCCACGGGGTGTGGCTGAACGAGGAAGACATCGACATCGTCGCCGAAACCGGCACCTGCATCTGCCACAATTGCTCGTCGAATTTCCGCCTGCGCTCCGGCCTCGCCCCGCTCAACCGCTGGGAGGCCAAGGGCATCAATGTCGGCATGGGTCTCGATGAAGCCGGCATCAATGACGATCGCGACATGCTGTCCGAATTGCGCCTCGCCTTGCGCGTCCACCGCGAGCCGGGCATGGACGAGGAAGACGTGCCGACCTGCCCGCAGGTGGTGAAGATGGCCACTGAGTCCGGCGCCATGACCACGGCGTTCGGCGCCAGCATCGGCCGGCTCGACGCCGGGCGCTTCTTCGACGCCGTGCTGATCAACTGGACCAAGGCGACCTATCCCTATCAGGACCCCGATATCCCGATGCTCGACGCGCTGGTGCAGCGCGCCAAGATGGGCGCGGTGGACGCCGTGTTCATCAATGGCGAGCGGGTCTATGAGGATGGGCGCTTCACCAAGATCGACCGCGAGGCGGTGCTGGCGGAGATCGCCGAGACGCTGGGCAAGCCGCGCAGCGAGGACGAGGTGGCCCGCCGCGAGCTCGGCCACGCCGTGTTCCCCTATGTGAAGAAGTTCTACGAGGGCTATCTGCCGGAGGCGGAACCGACGCCCTTCTACGCCGCTTCGGCGCGCATCTAA
- a CDS encoding carbohydrate ABC transporter permease, with product MRFAALADRDWRTGWAFAAPGLLTLAIVMGLPLVYAALISVSSLTLLKPMLQPFTGLKNFTVVMSDPLFWDALWLTIKYSVVTVAGEFVLGLGVALMLNRAVTMKPVYFAILTIPMAMSPVSVALIWRMLLQPNLGIANQLLESLGLPRVDWLGDADLALWTMAAIDIWQQTSFVILILAAGLASLPRDPYEAAEVDGATPFQQFWYITLPMLRPVAAIAVIIQLINEFRTYDLPYILTKGGPGNSTEVLSFFAYRRAFLGLHLNEGAAAAFVLLLIVLGLTVLFFATLERRR from the coding sequence ATGCGCTTTGCGGCACTGGCGGATCGGGACTGGCGCACCGGCTGGGCCTTCGCGGCACCGGGCCTTCTCACGCTGGCCATCGTCATGGGCCTGCCGCTGGTCTATGCGGCGCTGATCTCGGTCTCTTCGCTCACTCTGCTGAAGCCGATGCTGCAGCCCTTTACCGGGCTGAAGAATTTCACGGTTGTCATGAGCGACCCGCTGTTCTGGGACGCGCTGTGGCTGACCATCAAATATTCCGTGGTCACGGTGGCGGGCGAATTCGTGCTCGGCCTCGGCGTCGCCCTGATGCTGAACCGCGCGGTGACGATGAAGCCGGTCTATTTCGCCATCCTCACCATTCCCATGGCGATGTCGCCGGTGAGCGTGGCGCTGATCTGGCGCATGCTGCTGCAGCCCAATCTCGGCATCGCCAACCAGTTGCTGGAGAGCCTCGGCCTGCCGCGCGTCGACTGGCTCGGCGATGCCGACCTCGCGCTATGGACCATGGCGGCGATCGACATCTGGCAGCAGACCTCCTTCGTCATCCTCATCCTCGCCGCCGGCCTCGCCTCGCTGCCGCGCGATCCCTATGAGGCGGCGGAGGTGGACGGGGCGACGCCCTTCCAGCAGTTCTGGTACATCACCTTGCCGATGCTGCGCCCGGTGGCGGCGATCGCGGTGATCATCCAGCTCATCAACGAATTCCGCACCTATGACCTGCCCTATATCCTGACCAAGGGCGGGCCGGGCAACTCCACCGAGGTGCTGAGCTTCTTCGCCTATCGCCGGGCCTTTCTCGGCCTGCACCTCAATGAGGGCGCGGCGGCGGCCTTCGTGCTGCTGCTGATCGTGCTCGGCCTCACCGTGCTGTTCTTCGCCACGCTGGAGCGCCGGCGCTGA
- a CDS encoding extracellular solute-binding protein, giving the protein MQFRCSLKAALLGATLLATAGAAQAQDVTLRALMEDVPETQIIEKLLPEFEKETGIKVEFEKIGYGDMHDKLVAQLVSPESYYNLLEVDFLWAGEFPAAGWLEDLNPYIAKSGFDLKPFIPSMLDLLGQTKDATPILPMYNYSMGLIYRTDLLNDAKIKADYKAKTGKELALPASLADYVALSAFFKANTPVVGAAMQGQRGDPNAMEFSNYLFSAGGAYLDANRKVVLNSPEGLTALKLYAENVQKGAQQGALSATLDDTMRLMCAGEAFSMVTYWWMLPQLDNAEKCPKVAGKLALSVMPGGHGESGGWGWGIPKNTSDESKAAAWKFIEWVQSKKISVARAMEGHAPVRSDVFEDAAVLKKYPFYKTGLDVVASGKSFPIFAYSAQYEDVLGAQLSLAAGGQAKPEDALKAAADGLTQLLNK; this is encoded by the coding sequence ATGCAGTTTAGGTGTAGCCTCAAGGCGGCGCTGCTCGGCGCCACCCTGCTCGCGACGGCCGGCGCGGCGCAGGCGCAGGACGTGACCCTGCGCGCGCTGATGGAAGACGTGCCGGAGACGCAGATCATCGAGAAGCTGCTGCCGGAATTCGAGAAGGAGACCGGCATCAAGGTCGAATTCGAGAAGATCGGCTATGGCGACATGCACGACAAGCTGGTCGCCCAGCTCGTCTCGCCGGAGAGCTACTACAACCTGCTCGAAGTCGACTTCCTGTGGGCGGGTGAATTCCCCGCCGCCGGCTGGCTGGAAGACCTCAACCCCTACATCGCCAAGTCCGGCTTCGACCTGAAGCCGTTCATCCCGTCCATGCTGGACCTGCTCGGCCAGACCAAGGACGCGACGCCGATCCTGCCCATGTACAATTACTCCATGGGCCTGATCTACCGCACCGACCTGCTCAACGACGCGAAGATCAAGGCGGACTACAAGGCCAAGACCGGCAAGGAGCTCGCTTTGCCGGCTTCGCTCGCCGATTATGTCGCGCTCTCCGCCTTCTTCAAGGCCAACACGCCGGTGGTCGGCGCCGCCATGCAGGGCCAGCGCGGCGACCCGAACGCGATGGAGTTCTCCAACTACCTGTTCTCCGCCGGCGGCGCCTATCTCGATGCCAACCGCAAGGTGGTGCTCAACAGCCCCGAGGGCCTGACCGCGCTGAAACTCTATGCCGAGAACGTGCAGAAGGGCGCGCAGCAGGGCGCGCTGTCCGCCACGCTCGACGACACGATGCGGCTGATGTGCGCCGGGGAAGCCTTCAGCATGGTCACCTATTGGTGGATGCTGCCGCAGCTCGACAATGCCGAGAAGTGCCCGAAGGTGGCCGGCAAGCTGGCGCTGTCCGTCATGCCCGGCGGCCATGGCGAAAGCGGCGGCTGGGGCTGGGGCATCCCGAAGAACACCTCGGATGAATCCAAGGCCGCAGCGTGGAAGTTCATCGAATGGGTGCAGAGCAAGAAAATCTCGGTCGCCCGCGCCATGGAAGGCCACGCGCCGGTGCGCTCCGACGTGTTCGAGGACGCGGCGGTGCTGAAGAAGTACCCGTTCTACAAGACCGGCCTCGACGTGGTCGCCTCCGGCAAGTCGTTCCCGATCTTCGCCTATTCCGCCCAGTATGAGGATGTGCTCGGCGCCCAGCTCTCGCTCGCCGCCGGCGGGCAGGCCAAGCCCGAGGACGCGCTGAAGGCGGCGGCCGACGGCCTGACCCAGCTGCTCAACAAGTAA
- a CDS encoding carbohydrate ABC transporter permease, whose product MRRIGLHLGLFFACAVILVPLLWVIRTSLLPEHLSYSPELMPAVTLDNYVALFTSTRYGQSYLNSLIVAFGSVVVALPFAAMTGYAFARFKTSGRAGRFAVLATQMLPPVAIVLPAFALLRTVGLTNSLTGLIIVYAAVNLPFLIWILMGFFEGIPVDLEWAAQTDGATAWGAFWRIVLPVSLPGIAAAGVLGFILTWNEFLFALVLSGPQTATVPVALAALQTSNGVQIAKVSAGVVLAVLPLVIASRFIQRFIVQGLTFGSVK is encoded by the coding sequence ATGCGGCGCATTGGACTTCATCTCGGACTATTCTTCGCCTGCGCCGTCATCCTCGTGCCCCTGCTCTGGGTCATCCGCACCAGCCTGCTTCCCGAGCACCTGTCCTATTCGCCGGAGCTGATGCCGGCGGTGACGCTCGACAATTACGTCGCCCTGTTCACCTCCACCCGCTACGGCCAGTCCTATCTCAACAGCCTGATCGTCGCCTTCGGCTCGGTGGTGGTGGCGCTGCCCTTCGCGGCGATGACCGGCTATGCCTTCGCCCGGTTCAAGACCAGCGGCCGGGCCGGACGCTTCGCCGTGCTGGCGACACAGATGCTGCCCCCGGTCGCCATCGTGCTGCCGGCCTTCGCCCTGCTGCGCACGGTGGGGCTCACCAATTCGCTCACCGGCCTCATCATCGTCTATGCCGCCGTCAACCTGCCCTTCCTGATCTGGATCCTGATGGGGTTCTTCGAGGGCATTCCGGTGGATCTCGAATGGGCGGCGCAGACCGATGGCGCCACCGCCTGGGGCGCGTTCTGGCGCATCGTGCTGCCGGTCTCGCTACCCGGCATCGCCGCCGCCGGCGTGCTCGGCTTCATCCTCACCTGGAACGAGTTCCTGTTCGCTCTGGTGCTGAGCGGTCCACAGACCGCGACCGTGCCGGTGGCGCTGGCCGCGCTCCAGACCTCGAATGGCGTGCAGATCGCCAAGGTTTCCGCCGGCGTCGTGCTCGCCGTGCTGCCGCTGGTGATCGCCTCGCGCTTCATCCAGCGCTTCATCGTCCAGGGCCTGACCTTCGGCAGCGTGAAGTGA
- a CDS encoding ABC transporter ATP-binding protein, producing MSSIELDHVSKLYANGAYGVRDVDLSIGEGEFVIFLGPSGCGKSTTLRMIAGLESITSGDLRIGGRSVNNVPPRDRNIAVVFQSYALYPHMSVRENMGFGLKMRGVARPVIDEKIREAAGLLGLTPYLDRKPAALSGGQRQRVALGRAIVRDPVAFLLDEPLSNLDAQLRAEMRLELVKLHRRLGRTIVHVTHDQVEAMTMGDRICIMRDGRMIQVGRPLDVYADPVDTFVARFLATPPMNLLPARLEGRGDALVVVGDGFEVAVPERHRAAYAPVAGREVIFGLRPEDLHEAPQPGYAPIEVSVVAMESLGVENILVGQIGTGAAGGSGAGKPQEISARLSRHFTAPVGARVPLYLDPRPMHLFDTETTRAFPRPSLRLGQN from the coding sequence ATGTCGTCGATCGAACTCGATCATGTCTCCAAGCTCTACGCCAACGGCGCCTATGGCGTCCGCGACGTGGATCTTTCCATTGGAGAAGGTGAGTTCGTGATTTTCCTCGGCCCCTCGGGATGCGGGAAATCAACGACACTGCGCATGATCGCCGGGCTGGAGAGCATTACCTCGGGCGATCTGCGCATCGGCGGGCGCAGCGTCAACAATGTGCCCCCGCGCGACCGTAACATCGCCGTGGTGTTCCAGTCCTACGCGCTCTACCCGCATATGAGCGTGCGCGAGAATATGGGCTTCGGCCTGAAGATGCGCGGCGTCGCCCGCCCGGTGATCGACGAGAAGATCCGCGAGGCGGCGGGGCTGCTCGGCCTCACCCCCTATCTCGACCGCAAGCCCGCCGCCCTCTCCGGCGGCCAGCGCCAGCGCGTGGCGCTGGGACGCGCCATCGTCCGCGATCCCGTCGCCTTCCTGCTCGACGAGCCGCTGTCCAATCTCGACGCCCAGCTCCGGGCGGAGATGCGGCTCGAACTCGTCAAGCTGCATCGCCGGCTGGGACGCACCATCGTTCACGTCACCCATGACCAGGTCGAGGCGATGACCATGGGCGACCGCATCTGCATCATGCGCGACGGCCGGATGATCCAGGTCGGCCGGCCGCTCGATGTCTATGCCGACCCGGTGGACACTTTCGTTGCCCGCTTCCTTGCCACGCCGCCCATGAACCTGCTGCCCGCCCGGCTGGAAGGGCGCGGCGACGCACTCGTGGTGGTCGGCGACGGCTTTGAGGTCGCAGTGCCGGAGCGCCACCGCGCCGCCTATGCGCCGGTGGCCGGGCGCGAGGTGATTTTCGGCTTGCGCCCGGAAGACCTGCACGAGGCGCCGCAGCCCGGCTACGCGCCGATCGAGGTGAGCGTCGTGGCGATGGAATCGCTCGGCGTCGAGAATATTCTGGTCGGGCAGATCGGGACGGGCGCGGCGGGCGGGAGCGGCGCGGGCAAGCCGCAGGAAATCTCCGCCCGGCTGTCGCGGCACTTCACGGCGCCGGTCGGCGCGCGCGTGCCGCTCTATCTCGATCCGCGCCCCATGCACCTGTTCGACACGGAGACGACGCGGGCCTTCCCCCGCCCCAGCCTCCGCCTCGGTCAGAACTGA